One window of Desulfarculus baarsii DSM 2075 genomic DNA carries:
- a CDS encoding DUF3786 domain-containing protein: MIELVNHLEIYKILPKTNCRECRLPTCLAFAVAAMKHDKKLSDCPYLAKDVLESHRVRGAKAESSDDDYLAAMKVLQQKAAGLDLGQRAEIVGGQYADGRLTMRVLGKNFYVEDSGFVASQCHTNYWLAVPILNYVLSSAGREPVGEWLPLRDLKHGGEDWWRLFGQRCEKPLKKLVDEYTGLMELIIDIFDGRPAPDQFNSDLAVIIHPLPKLPLLICYWQSEEGMESSLNLFFDRSAEQNLIIDSIYTLCTGLVIMFEKIARTHGK; the protein is encoded by the coding sequence ATGATCGAACTTGTCAATCACCTGGAAATATACAAGATTCTGCCCAAGACCAACTGCCGCGAATGCCGCCTGCCCACCTGTCTGGCCTTTGCCGTGGCCGCCATGAAGCACGACAAAAAGCTCTCCGACTGCCCCTATCTGGCCAAGGACGTCCTGGAAAGCCACCGCGTGCGCGGGGCCAAGGCCGAATCGTCCGACGACGACTATCTGGCCGCCATGAAGGTTCTGCAACAAAAAGCGGCCGGCCTTGATCTTGGCCAGCGGGCGGAGATCGTGGGCGGGCAATACGCCGACGGCCGGCTGACCATGCGCGTTTTGGGCAAAAACTTCTACGTGGAAGATTCCGGCTTCGTGGCCAGCCAATGCCACACCAACTATTGGCTGGCCGTGCCGATCCTCAACTACGTGCTCTCCAGCGCCGGCCGCGAGCCGGTGGGCGAGTGGCTGCCGCTACGCGATCTGAAGCACGGCGGCGAGGATTGGTGGCGGTTGTTTGGCCAGCGCTGTGAAAAGCCGCTGAAAAAGCTGGTGGACGAATACACCGGCCTGATGGAGCTGATCATCGATATCTTCGACGGCCGACCGGCCCCGGATCAGTTCAACTCCGACTTGGCCGTGATCATCCATCCCCTGCCCAAACTGCCGCTACTCATCTGCTATTGGCAAAGCGAGGAAGGCATGGAGTCGTCGCTGAACCTGTTTTTTGACCGCAGCGCCGAACAGAACCTGATCATCGACTCGATCTACACCCTTTGCACGGGCCTGGTGATCATGTTCGAAAAAATCGCCCGAACTCACGGCAAATAG
- a CDS encoding SDR family oxidoreductase, translating into MDLGIKDRTALIGGASRGLGLAVAQALAAEGCHVAICARSAGQLEEAAERIAQQHGVRALWRATDLGDGQSAHETGLWALEHFGAVDILVNNNGGPPPGQWADFDQEHWRAAVEKTLFSAQAMTRAVLPKMLEQNWGRVINLTSISVKQPLPGLMLSNAVRAAVVGWAKSLADEVAPFGVTVNNVCPGWILTQRVQDILQARSQASGQSAEDILAGVLEGIPARRVGRPEEIGALAAFLASNQAAYITGASLAIDGGLCRAML; encoded by the coding sequence ATGGACCTTGGCATAAAAGACAGAACCGCGTTGATCGGCGGGGCCAGCCGGGGGCTTGGCCTAGCCGTGGCCCAGGCCCTGGCCGCCGAAGGCTGCCACGTGGCCATCTGCGCCCGCTCGGCGGGCCAACTGGAAGAAGCCGCCGAGCGCATCGCCCAACAACACGGCGTGCGAGCCCTGTGGCGGGCCACCGACCTGGGCGACGGGCAATCGGCCCACGAAACGGGCCTTTGGGCGCTGGAGCACTTTGGCGCGGTGGATATTCTGGTCAACAACAACGGCGGACCGCCGCCGGGCCAGTGGGCCGACTTCGACCAGGAACACTGGCGGGCCGCTGTGGAAAAGACGCTCTTTTCGGCCCAGGCCATGACCAGGGCCGTCCTGCCCAAGATGCTGGAGCAAAACTGGGGCCGCGTCATCAACCTGACCAGCATCAGCGTCAAGCAGCCCCTGCCGGGGCTGATGCTCAGCAACGCCGTGCGGGCGGCGGTGGTGGGCTGGGCCAAGAGCCTGGCCGACGAGGTCGCGCCCTTTGGCGTGACCGTCAACAACGTCTGCCCGGGCTGGATCCTCACCCAACGGGTGCAGGATATCCTCCAGGCTCGCAGCCAGGCCAGCGGTCAGAGCGCCGAGGACATCCTGGCCGGCGTGCTGGAAGGCATCCCGGCCCGGCGCGTGGGCCGGCCCGAGGAAATCGGCGCCCTGGCCGCCTTCTTGGCCTCCAATCAGGCCGCCTACATCACCGGCGCGTCGTTGGCCATCGACGGCGGCCTGTGCCGGGCCATGCTCTAA
- the hisB gene encoding imidazoleglycerol-phosphate dehydratase HisB: MGRTATIKRETRETAISLRLDLDGRGEARIDTGVGFFDHMLTHIAFHGRFDLEVTAKGDLHVDAHHTVEDVGICLGQALRQALGDKLGVARYGGAFVPMDEALAQVVVDLSNRPFMRLEAARLPGAVGAFDGQLAEEFLRALANAAGLTLHVILHYGSNDHHMLEAAFKALGRALDQATAMDPRQGGVASTKGML; this comes from the coding sequence ATGGGCCGCACGGCGACGATAAAACGCGAAACCCGCGAGACCGCCATCAGCCTCCGCCTGGACCTGGACGGTCGGGGAGAGGCGCGCATAGACACGGGCGTGGGCTTTTTCGACCACATGCTCACCCACATCGCTTTTCACGGCCGTTTCGATCTCGAAGTGACGGCCAAGGGCGACCTGCACGTCGACGCCCATCACACCGTCGAGGACGTGGGCATCTGCCTGGGCCAGGCCCTGCGCCAGGCCCTGGGCGACAAGCTGGGCGTGGCCCGCTATGGCGGCGCCTTCGTGCCCATGGACGAGGCCCTGGCCCAGGTGGTGGTCGACCTGAGCAACCGGCCGTTCATGCGCCTGGAGGCGGCGCGCCTGCCGGGGGCGGTGGGCGCTTTCGACGGCCAACTGGCCGAGGAGTTCCTGCGGGCCCTGGCCAATGCCGCCGGTCTGACCCTGCACGTCATTTTGCACTACGGCTCTAACGATCATCACATGTTGGAGGCCGCGTTCAAGGCGCTTGGCCGCGCCCTGGACCAGGCCACGGCCATGGACCCCCGCCAAGGCGGCGTGGCGTCCACCAAGGGGATGCTGTGA
- a CDS encoding ABC transporter ATP-binding protein translates to MAPPADFGYMEEGQLGRPYNMRLLGRLIAYLRPAKGLIVGAAVLVLIGTALNLALPYVTKTAIDGHIVRQALAVRPEKAAPDLAPDMAALNALGLLDAGGESFVAEAALRELDPRQSARLRAAGVIGAEPYYIAAAGPHAEQAARARPELFARGQDVWLIRAADLTKLPEAELKQLRGPDAHGLILLGALFAGLALGGLVVEYVQSMLLERAGQIMTFDLRQELYAHVLGRSSAFFSRNPLGKLVTRLTNDVQNINEMFRSTLVSLIQDMFLLVGIMATLFFLDVSLALVCLALTPLIAIMAWIFARQAREAFRQLQGHLGRINSWLSETMGGLAVVKLLGAEAAGARRFQRLNEQYFQAGMRQIKVFAVFMPLAELFSSLAVALILWHGGGQVIQDRLSLGALVAFLSYMQMFFRPVRDLAEKYNILQAAMASGERIFMLLDDDDALPEPAQQLSEAPGPGEARFRDVSFGYDPARPVVKNVDFVIPAGQSWAVVGPTGAGKTSLTALLMRFYDPQSGAVEIDGVDLRRMSRRDIARRVAMAPQEVIILSGSIADNVIMGREDVGPAELRQALEISGAATFVDELPDGARTILGEGGRQLSAGQRQLLSLARALAGQPRVLVLDEATSSVDPASERLIQQALPRIMAGRTSLVVAHRLSTVRHADNILVMQRGRVVEQGTHEQLAAAGGLYARLARLEEIKAKGGA, encoded by the coding sequence ATGGCGCCGCCGGCCGATTTCGGCTACATGGAAGAAGGCCAGCTTGGCCGTCCCTACAATATGCGCCTACTGGGCCGCTTGATCGCCTATCTGCGGCCGGCCAAGGGCTTGATCGTCGGGGCGGCGGTGTTGGTGCTGATCGGCACCGCCCTGAACCTGGCCCTGCCCTACGTCACCAAAACGGCCATCGACGGCCATATCGTGCGCCAGGCCTTGGCCGTGCGGCCCGAAAAAGCCGCGCCGGACCTGGCCCCGGACATGGCCGCCCTGAACGCGCTGGGCTTGCTTGACGCGGGCGGAGAGAGTTTCGTCGCCGAGGCCGCCCTGCGCGAGTTGGACCCCAGGCAGAGCGCCCGCCTGCGCGCCGCCGGCGTCATCGGCGCCGAACCCTATTACATCGCCGCCGCCGGGCCCCACGCCGAGCAAGCCGCCCGCGCCCGGCCGGAGCTTTTCGCGCGCGGCCAAGACGTCTGGCTGATCCGCGCCGCCGATCTGACCAAACTGCCCGAGGCCGAACTGAAGCAGCTGCGCGGTCCCGACGCCCACGGCCTGATCCTGCTGGGCGCGCTGTTCGCCGGCCTGGCCCTGGGCGGGCTGGTGGTGGAGTATGTCCAGTCGATGCTCTTGGAGCGGGCCGGCCAGATCATGACCTTCGACCTGCGCCAGGAGCTCTACGCCCACGTCCTGGGCCGCTCCAGCGCCTTTTTTTCGCGCAACCCCCTGGGCAAGCTGGTCACCCGCCTGACCAACGACGTGCAAAACATCAACGAGATGTTCCGCTCGACCCTGGTCTCGCTGATCCAGGACATGTTTTTGCTGGTGGGCATCATGGCCACGTTGTTTTTCCTGGATGTGAGCCTGGCCCTGGTCTGTCTGGCGTTGACGCCGCTGATCGCCATCATGGCCTGGATTTTCGCCCGCCAGGCCCGCGAGGCCTTTCGCCAGTTGCAGGGGCATCTGGGCCGCATCAACTCGTGGCTGAGCGAGACCATGGGCGGCCTGGCCGTGGTCAAGCTGCTGGGCGCCGAGGCGGCCGGCGCGCGGCGCTTCCAGCGGCTCAACGAGCAATATTTTCAGGCCGGCATGCGCCAGATCAAGGTCTTTGCCGTTTTCATGCCCCTGGCCGAGCTTTTCTCCAGCCTGGCCGTGGCCTTGATCCTCTGGCACGGCGGCGGCCAGGTGATCCAGGATCGCCTCAGCCTGGGCGCGCTGGTGGCCTTTCTCAGCTACATGCAGATGTTTTTCCGGCCGGTGCGCGACCTGGCCGAGAAATACAACATCCTGCAAGCGGCCATGGCCAGCGGCGAGCGCATCTTCATGCTTTTGGACGACGACGACGCCCTGCCCGAGCCCGCCCAGCAGCTATCCGAAGCGCCGGGGCCGGGGGAGGCGCGTTTCCGCGACGTGAGCTTTGGCTACGATCCGGCCCGGCCGGTGGTCAAAAACGTCGATTTCGTCATCCCCGCCGGCCAAAGCTGGGCCGTGGTCGGCCCCACCGGCGCGGGCAAAACCAGCCTGACGGCGCTGCTGATGCGCTTTTACGACCCGCAAAGCGGCGCGGTGGAGATCGACGGCGTGGATCTGCGGCGCATGAGCCGCCGCGACATCGCCAGGCGCGTGGCCATGGCCCCCCAGGAGGTGATCATCCTCTCGGGCAGCATCGCCGACAATGTTATCATGGGCCGCGAGGACGTCGGCCCGGCCGAACTGCGCCAAGCCCTGGAGATCAGCGGCGCGGCCACCTTCGTCGACGAACTGCCCGACGGCGCGCGAACCATCCTGGGCGAGGGCGGCCGCCAGCTCAGCGCCGGCCAGCGTCAGTTGCTCTCGCTGGCCCGGGCCCTGGCCGGCCAGCCCCGGGTGCTGGTGCTGGACGAGGCCACCAGCTCGGTGGACCCGGCCTCCGAGCGGCTGATCCAGCAGGCCCTGCCACGGATCATGGCCGGGCGCACCAGCCTGGTGGTGGCCCACCGGCTCTCGACCGTGCGCCACGCCGACAACATCCTGGTCATGCAGCGGGGCCGCGTCGTCGAACAGGGAACCCACGAGCAATTGGCCGCCGCCGGCGGGCTCTACGCCCGCTTGGCGCGCCTGGAGGAAATCAAAGCGAAAGGGGGCGCGTGA
- the hisA gene encoding 1-(5-phosphoribosyl)-5-[(5-phosphoribosylamino)methylideneamino]imidazole-4-carboxamide isomerase, which yields MEAIPAVDLKGGRCVRLRQGRMDDETVFSDDPVAMAKRWADLGAQRLHVVDLDGAVQGRPANAAVIAAICRALEIPVQLGGGVRDLAGLTATLELGVDRVILGTLAARQPEVALEAVERFPGRVVIGIDARDGKVAVSGWLETSELDYLEAAKRFDAPGVAAIVFTDISRDGMHSGPNLESTARLCAHVSRPVIAAGGVHDMADVRRMLAMAPLGLAGFITGRAIYEGSLDLAEALAACAAA from the coding sequence ATGGAAGCCATTCCGGCCGTCGACTTGAAGGGCGGCCGTTGCGTGCGCCTGCGCCAGGGCCGCATGGACGATGAGACTGTTTTTTCCGACGACCCGGTGGCCATGGCCAAACGCTGGGCCGACCTGGGGGCCCAGCGCCTGCACGTGGTCGATCTGGATGGCGCGGTGCAAGGCCGGCCGGCCAACGCGGCGGTGATCGCCGCCATCTGCCGGGCGCTGGAGATTCCGGTGCAACTGGGCGGCGGCGTGCGCGATCTGGCCGGTCTGACCGCCACGTTGGAGCTGGGCGTGGACAGGGTGATCCTGGGCACGCTGGCCGCCCGCCAGCCCGAGGTGGCGCTGGAGGCGGTGGAGCGCTTTCCGGGGCGGGTGGTCATCGGCATCGACGCCCGCGACGGCAAGGTGGCCGTCTCCGGCTGGCTGGAGACCAGCGAACTGGATTATCTGGAGGCGGCCAAGCGCTTTGACGCGCCCGGCGTGGCGGCCATCGTCTTCACCGACATCTCCCGCGATGGCATGCACTCCGGGCCCAACCTGGAATCGACAGCCCGTTTGTGCGCTCACGTCTCGCGGCCGGTGATCGCCGCCGGCGGCGTGCACGACATGGCCGACGTGCGGCGCATGCTGGCCATGGCCCCGCTGGGCCTGGCTGGCTTCATCACCGGCCGGGCCATCTACGAGGGCTCGCTGGATCTGGCCGAGGCCCTGGCCGCCTGCGCTGCCGCCTGA
- a CDS encoding TldD/PmbA family protein: MSVEPMIGRASLALEAARRAGAQQAAASVSDVRFVKATFRDGQLEQAKAAGKMSLGVRLYVDGRYGAHATSDLRDEALRAFVEGAVAMTRLLEPDPLRALPPKELTPTAPGPDLRLHDPAVAQAPTDFWLALARRMDELALERAQRGGVKLISRQGLAHGESGLELLATSDGFMGVQEETSCYHGCTVALLDDQRGGARQLASWHHLGRALDQMTDRARQEQVAAQAVERARRQLGGRPGPTGRGRLLVENSVAGRLVGEILGCLAGAALDQKQSYLADRLGQSLASPLLNMRDEPLEPGGLASRWFDGEGLAAQPRQVIEGGALRAYFLDTYYAKRLGLAPTAGSSTNLKFAPSRAGGFEQMLEDMPSGLAVTGFLGGNFNGTTGDFSFGVRGLWIENGRVAHPVEGMNIAGNYDDLWRSLAAVGDDPYAYSRLATPSLLFDEAMIAGA; encoded by the coding sequence GTGAGTGTTGAACCGATGATCGGCCGGGCCAGCCTGGCCCTGGAGGCCGCCCGCCGCGCCGGCGCCCAACAGGCGGCGGCCAGCGTCTCCGACGTTCGTTTTGTCAAGGCCACCTTTCGTGACGGCCAACTGGAGCAGGCCAAGGCCGCCGGCAAGATGTCGCTTGGCGTTCGGCTTTATGTCGACGGCCGCTACGGCGCGCACGCCACCAGCGACCTGCGCGACGAGGCCTTGCGGGCCTTTGTAGAGGGCGCCGTGGCCATGACCCGCCTGCTGGAGCCCGATCCCCTGCGCGCCTTGCCGCCCAAGGAACTGACGCCGACCGCGCCCGGCCCGGACCTGCGGCTTCATGATCCTGCCGTGGCCCAGGCGCCCACTGATTTTTGGCTGGCCTTGGCCAGGCGCATGGACGAACTGGCCCTGGAGCGGGCCCAGCGCGGCGGCGTCAAGTTGATCAGCCGCCAGGGCCTGGCCCACGGCGAGAGCGGCCTGGAGCTGTTGGCCACCAGCGACGGATTCATGGGCGTACAGGAAGAAACATCGTGCTATCACGGCTGCACGGTGGCCCTGCTGGACGACCAACGCGGCGGTGCGCGTCAACTGGCCAGTTGGCACCACCTGGGCCGCGCTTTGGACCAGATGACCGACCGTGCCAGGCAAGAGCAAGTGGCCGCCCAGGCCGTGGAGCGGGCGCGGCGGCAACTGGGCGGTCGGCCCGGACCAACCGGGCGCGGTCGGCTGTTGGTGGAAAACAGCGTGGCCGGCCGCCTGGTAGGCGAGATTCTGGGCTGTCTGGCCGGCGCGGCGCTGGATCAAAAGCAGAGCTATCTGGCCGACCGTCTGGGCCAAAGCTTGGCCAGCCCGCTGCTGAACATGCGCGACGAGCCCCTGGAGCCGGGCGGCCTGGCCTCGCGCTGGTTTGACGGCGAGGGTCTGGCCGCCCAGCCGCGCCAGGTGATCGAGGGCGGGGCGCTGCGCGCTTATTTTCTGGACACCTACTACGCCAAGCGCCTGGGCCTGGCCCCCACGGCAGGTTCGAGCACAAACTTGAAGTTTGCCCCCAGCCGCGCCGGCGGCTTCGAGCAAATGCTCGAAGACATGCCCAGCGGCCTGGCCGTCACCGGCTTTCTGGGCGGCAACTTCAATGGGACCACCGGAGATTTTTCCTTTGGCGTCCGTGGGTTATGGATAGAAAACGGCCGGGTGGCCCACCCGGTGGAGGGCATGAACATCGCCGGCAACTACGACGATCTGTGGCGTTCGTTGGCGGCGGTGGGCGACGACCCTTACGCCTATTCGCGCCTGGCCACGCCCAGTTTGTTGTTCGATGAGGCGATGATCGCCGGGGCTTAG
- a CDS encoding tetratricopeptide repeat protein, whose product MKYFRPMTIALTALALAVTITLTMTTASGADQAQQVKKVVEAEQSGDYQKLLAACNAALKSGQLDWAHELYVQQNRAMAYYVQHKFDLSAADFSRIIDKRERVIAYYSLNADEQIYKVLRQMLTAAYLMRSIINEQIGKTQQALDDLEAYFKVSQVNPDKTDLERRRNLKKKLGQLK is encoded by the coding sequence ATGAAATATTTTCGCCCCATGACCATCGCCCTGACGGCCCTGGCCTTGGCCGTTACCATCACCCTGACCATGACCACCGCGTCCGGGGCCGATCAGGCCCAGCAGGTCAAAAAGGTCGTCGAGGCCGAGCAGTCGGGTGATTATCAAAAGCTGCTGGCCGCCTGCAACGCGGCCCTCAAATCAGGCCAGCTTGATTGGGCCCACGAACTTTACGTCCAGCAGAATCGGGCCATGGCCTACTATGTCCAGCACAAGTTCGACCTCTCGGCGGCCGATTTCAGCCGCATCATCGACAAGCGCGAGCGGGTCATCGCCTACTACAGCCTCAACGCCGACGAGCAGATATACAAAGTGCTGCGCCAAATGCTCACCGCGGCCTACCTCATGCGCTCGATCATCAACGAACAAATCGGCAAAACCCAGCAGGCCCTCGACGACCTGGAGGCCTATTTCAAGGTCAGCCAGGTCAATCCCGACAAGACCGACCTGGAACGCCGCCGCAACCTGAAAAAGAAACTGGGTCAGTTGAAATAG
- a CDS encoding TldD/PmbA family protein: MNGHHGPDDYFRRNFGVTDEDCRALLGRALARGGQWAELYFQHTLSNLIVSEDGRVDRAFTGVNLGLGVRVVKDERVGYAFCQALDMAAMLRAAESAAALADGGQAMAHGARGLEIPASRLTPGLGLYPMTRPWHEAAHQERMDLLRRVEEGMRGADPRIVKTMAQLKDSTSWVMIVCSDGKKRADMRPRAGLRASCVAQQGRERQSNYHDISARAGLELFSAQNLAQIAERAVTDTLRLFEARPLAAGQMPVVLAAGSAGILLHEAIGHGLEADFNRRGVSLYAGRLGQTVAGPQVTVIDDGTIDHAHGAINFDDEGSDSQRTVLVENGVLRSYLHDNMSAAWFNTRTTGSCRRQSYEFAPMPRMRATFMAPGPHKPEELVAAVDKGLYAVQFTNGQVDIGAGSFSFYVKSGWAIEKGRLAYPVRDVNIIGNGPEVLGRITMVADDLELARGGFVCGKLGQSVPVSQGMPTTLVSSINVGGTSEC, encoded by the coding sequence ATGAACGGCCACCATGGCCCCGATGATTATTTCAGGCGCAATTTTGGCGTCACCGACGAAGACTGCCGCGCCCTGCTGGGCCGGGCCTTGGCCAGGGGCGGCCAGTGGGCCGAGCTCTATTTCCAGCACACGCTATCGAACCTGATCGTCAGCGAGGACGGCCGGGTGGACCGCGCCTTCACCGGCGTGAACCTGGGCCTGGGCGTGCGGGTCGTCAAGGACGAACGGGTGGGCTACGCCTTTTGCCAGGCCCTGGACATGGCGGCCATGCTCCGCGCCGCCGAGAGCGCTGCCGCCCTGGCCGACGGCGGCCAAGCCATGGCCCACGGCGCGCGTGGCCTGGAGATCCCCGCGTCGCGCCTCACGCCGGGCCTGGGGCTTTATCCCATGACCCGACCGTGGCATGAGGCGGCCCATCAGGAGCGCATGGACCTGCTGCGCCGCGTGGAAGAGGGCATGCGCGGGGCCGATCCGCGCATCGTCAAGACCATGGCCCAACTCAAGGACTCCACCTCGTGGGTGATGATCGTCTGTTCCGACGGCAAAAAGCGCGCCGACATGCGGCCCAGGGCCGGCCTGCGGGCCAGTTGCGTGGCCCAGCAGGGCCGTGAGCGCCAGAGCAATTATCACGACATCAGCGCTCGGGCGGGCTTGGAGCTGTTTTCCGCGCAAAACCTGGCCCAGATCGCCGAGCGGGCCGTGACCGACACCCTGCGCCTGTTCGAGGCCAGGCCCCTGGCCGCCGGCCAGATGCCGGTGGTGTTGGCCGCCGGATCGGCCGGAATCCTTTTGCACGAGGCCATCGGCCACGGCCTGGAGGCCGACTTCAACCGCCGGGGCGTGTCGCTCTACGCCGGCCGCCTGGGCCAGACCGTGGCCGGCCCCCAGGTCACCGTCATCGACGACGGGACCATCGACCACGCCCACGGGGCCATCAACTTCGACGACGAGGGTTCGGACAGCCAACGCACGGTGCTGGTCGAAAACGGCGTTCTGCGCTCGTATCTGCACGACAACATGAGCGCCGCCTGGTTCAATACCAGAACCACCGGCTCGTGCCGCCGCCAGAGCTACGAGTTCGCGCCCATGCCGCGCATGCGCGCCACCTTCATGGCCCCCGGCCCCCACAAGCCCGAGGAACTCGTCGCCGCCGTGGACAAAGGCCTCTACGCCGTGCAGTTCACCAACGGCCAGGTCGACATCGGCGCGGGCAGCTTCAGCTTTTACGTCAAGAGCGGCTGGGCCATCGAAAAGGGCCGCCTGGCCTATCCGGTGCGCGACGTCAACATCATCGGCAACGGGCCCGAGGTCTTGGGCCGCATCACCATGGTCGCCGACGACCTGGAGCTGGCCCGCGGCGGCTTTGTCTGCGGCAAGCTGGGCCAATCGGTGCCGGTGAGCCAGGGCATGCCCACCACCCTGGTTTCGTCGATCAACGTGGGAGGGACCAGTGAGTGTTGA
- the rdgC gene encoding recombination-associated protein RdgC, whose translation MGIFKGSATLTRYDVGGRRAEGWADFIDERVRTFAFREIENSADEQSIGWVSAADFMDTGFAYAAYALDPYIVLGLRVDKRKLPAGVLKKYHRLELRKVKQMRDGQAISREERETLKEKVRLELLRRIPPSTQTYDVVWDTGRNRVWFGGSSRSALDLFEDFFRRCFNVELTPRVPYLAARALLVEPALIERLEQAAPWDLSGGEAA comes from the coding sequence ATGGGCATATTCAAGGGCAGCGCGACATTGACGCGCTACGACGTGGGCGGCCGCCGGGCCGAGGGCTGGGCCGATTTCATCGACGAGCGCGTCAGGACGTTCGCCTTTCGCGAGATCGAAAACAGCGCCGACGAGCAATCGATCGGCTGGGTTTCGGCGGCCGATTTCATGGACACGGGCTTTGCCTACGCCGCCTACGCCCTCGACCCCTACATCGTCCTGGGCCTGCGCGTCGACAAGCGCAAGCTGCCAGCGGGCGTGCTGAAGAAGTATCATCGCCTGGAGCTGCGCAAGGTCAAGCAGATGCGCGACGGCCAGGCCATCTCCCGCGAGGAGCGCGAGACGCTGAAGGAAAAAGTGCGCCTGGAGCTGCTGCGGCGCATTCCGCCATCGACCCAGACCTACGATGTGGTCTGGGACACGGGCCGCAATCGGGTCTGGTTCGGCGGCTCGTCGCGGAGCGCGCTGGATCTGTTCGAGGACTTTTTCCGGCGCTGCTTCAACGTGGAGCTGACCCCCCGCGTGCCCTATCTGGCCGCGCGGGCCCTGCTGGTCGAGCCGGCGCTCATCGAGCGCCTGGAACAGGCCGCGCCGTGGGATTTGAGCGGCGGGGAGGCGGCGTGA